From the genome of Gemmatimonas phototrophica, one region includes:
- a CDS encoding pirin family protein: MSIRPVKRIVTAQPTMEGAGVHLHRGFGFGETAETDPFLLFDDFRGDAPAQYQAGFPWHPHRGIETITYVLAGNVEHADSLGNRGMLGAGDVQWMTAGSGIIHHEMPHGDPQGRMHGFQLWANLPSAQKMVAPRYQDVQSKEIAEIIDDDGTTVRVICGEFWGKTGPVDGIAADPCYLDVFVPAGVKKSLPVDAYRSTFAYIFQGSGTFRHASDPMGVLTERTAGNDDDLVRDMSGNRSLIFFDTGNEVVVRAGEEGIRFLLVSGAPIKEPVAWYGPIVMNTQAELQEAVRELRAGTFIKH; the protein is encoded by the coding sequence ATGTCCATTCGTCCGGTCAAACGCATCGTTACCGCCCAGCCCACCATGGAAGGGGCCGGTGTGCACCTCCATCGTGGCTTCGGTTTTGGCGAAACGGCCGAGACCGACCCGTTCCTGCTCTTCGACGATTTCCGTGGCGACGCCCCGGCCCAGTATCAGGCCGGTTTTCCCTGGCACCCGCACCGCGGCATTGAGACCATTACCTACGTGTTGGCCGGCAACGTTGAGCATGCGGACTCGCTGGGGAACCGCGGCATGCTCGGCGCTGGCGACGTGCAATGGATGACCGCCGGCAGCGGCATCATTCACCACGAAATGCCGCACGGCGACCCGCAGGGACGCATGCATGGGTTCCAGCTGTGGGCCAACCTGCCCTCGGCGCAGAAAATGGTCGCGCCGCGCTATCAGGACGTGCAGTCGAAGGAAATTGCGGAGATCATCGACGATGATGGCACCACGGTACGGGTGATCTGCGGTGAGTTCTGGGGCAAGACGGGGCCGGTGGATGGCATTGCGGCTGATCCCTGCTATCTCGATGTGTTTGTCCCGGCTGGCGTGAAAAAGTCACTGCCGGTAGACGCATATCGCAGCACATTCGCCTACATTTTTCAGGGCAGTGGTACGTTCCGGCACGCGTCGGATCCGATGGGCGTGCTGACCGAACGTACGGCCGGCAACGACGATGACCTCGTGCGCGACATGTCGGGGAATCGCTCGCTCATCTTTTTCGACACTGGCAACGAAGTGGTCGTGCGCGCAGGCGAGGAAGGCATTCGCTTCCTGCTTGTGAGCGGTGCGCCCATCAAGGAACCGGTTGCATGGTACGGGCCCATCGTGATGAACACCCAGGCCGAGTTGCAGGAGGCGGTGCGCGAGTTGCGCGCGGGGACGTTCATCAAGCATTGA
- a CDS encoding serine/threonine-protein kinase codes for MTMSENTAPDAVPAFRTALRGQYDIQRELGRGGMGIVLLARDERLDRSVALKVLPPQLAEDADTRERFLREARMAAQLSHPNIVPVYRADDIGGFAFFAMGYVDGETLGDRIRDRGTLSAPDTVRILREVAWALAYAHARGIVHRDIKPENILLDRQSGRAIVTDFGIARADFNPALTQDGLVLGTVHYMSPEQATGEPLDGRSDLYALGCIGFLALSGRLPFDGTTPQGVLVAHATKEPPALRSVAPSVSPALASVIDRCLRKRADERFETGEALADALGKALEAIEQDARGQASAVVLSSESAMAVWRRAAELQAEAAARLETRIRSNETRALAPATDSSASAGVTPTDAYRLRDVEAAAVEAGISQRYVALALDEMRSIAPGEMAKADVSPFAERLATRVFGTSQRTVSVSRVFRAPPRTVLQSLGRSLQASPWLLSLQDTLGGHPLDGGVLVFSIPDMVAGNYKWTWTKYGVYAPDVRVTIAGLPGDSRACEVTMTIDLRKGRKPNLWGYGIISGLGAAGGAGIGAVIGKAALALAGAALSGPAMAGAVVLGIGCLAGTGPCYRWEIRKAVSELEAALTAIDASMRAFDIFGENPPPPPPPVASAGGDMFF; via the coding sequence ATGACCATGTCAGAAAATACCGCGCCGGACGCGGTCCCGGCGTTCCGTACCGCCCTCCGTGGCCAGTACGACATTCAGCGGGAATTGGGGCGTGGCGGCATGGGTATCGTGCTGCTAGCCCGCGACGAGCGACTCGACCGTTCCGTCGCTCTCAAGGTGCTCCCGCCGCAGCTGGCCGAGGATGCCGACACGCGCGAGCGATTCCTGCGCGAAGCGCGCATGGCGGCGCAGCTGTCCCATCCCAACATCGTACCGGTGTACCGGGCCGATGACATCGGCGGCTTCGCCTTCTTCGCCATGGGGTACGTGGACGGCGAAACCCTTGGCGATCGCATCCGCGACCGCGGCACGCTGTCGGCCCCGGATACCGTACGCATTTTGCGCGAAGTGGCCTGGGCGCTCGCCTATGCGCATGCCCGCGGCATTGTGCACCGCGACATCAAGCCGGAAAACATTCTGCTCGATCGCCAGAGCGGCCGCGCCATCGTGACCGACTTCGGCATTGCGCGCGCCGACTTTAACCCGGCGCTCACGCAGGACGGCCTCGTGCTGGGCACCGTACACTACATGAGCCCCGAGCAGGCCACCGGCGAACCGCTCGACGGCCGCAGTGATTTGTACGCGCTGGGGTGCATCGGCTTCCTCGCCTTGAGCGGTCGCTTGCCGTTCGATGGGACCACTCCGCAGGGCGTGCTCGTGGCCCATGCCACCAAGGAACCGCCGGCGCTTCGCTCCGTAGCGCCCTCGGTCTCCCCTGCCCTCGCGTCAGTCATTGACCGCTGTTTGCGCAAACGCGCCGACGAACGCTTCGAGACGGGTGAGGCACTCGCCGATGCCTTGGGCAAGGCCCTCGAAGCCATCGAGCAGGATGCCCGGGGGCAGGCCAGTGCCGTCGTGCTCTCCAGCGAATCCGCCATGGCCGTCTGGCGGCGCGCCGCAGAATTGCAGGCTGAAGCAGCCGCTCGACTGGAAACGCGAATACGTAGCAACGAAACGCGCGCGTTGGCCCCTGCCACCGACAGTAGTGCGTCTGCTGGGGTGACACCCACGGATGCCTATCGTTTGCGTGATGTGGAGGCCGCCGCCGTGGAAGCCGGCATTTCGCAGCGATACGTGGCCCTCGCGCTGGACGAAATGCGCAGCATAGCGCCGGGGGAAATGGCCAAAGCCGACGTTTCCCCCTTTGCCGAACGCCTCGCCACGCGCGTGTTCGGCACGTCGCAGCGCACCGTGTCCGTTTCTCGTGTCTTCCGAGCGCCGCCGCGAACGGTGCTGCAGTCGCTGGGGCGCTCGTTGCAGGCTTCACCATGGTTGCTTTCGCTGCAGGACACCTTGGGCGGCCATCCGCTGGACGGCGGCGTTTTGGTGTTCAGTATCCCCGACATGGTGGCTGGCAACTACAAATGGACATGGACGAAGTACGGCGTGTACGCCCCTGACGTACGGGTGACGATTGCCGGTTTGCCTGGCGACTCGCGTGCCTGCGAGGTCACCATGACCATCGATTTGCGGAAGGGACGGAAGCCAAACTTGTGGGGCTACGGGATCATCAGCGGCCTGGGAGCGGCAGGAGGGGCCGGCATTGGTGCCGTCATTGGCAAGGCGGCCCTGGCCTTGGCCGGCGCGGCCCTCTCAGGCCCGGCGATGGCCGGCGCCGTCGTGCTCGGCATCGGGTGTCTGGCCGGCACCGGCCCGTGCTACCGCTGGGAAATCCGCAAAGCCGTCAGCGAATTGGAGGCCGCGCTCACAGCCATCGATGCCTCCATGCGCGCCTTCGACATCTTTGGGGAGAATCCGCCGCCGCCACCACCGCCGGTGGCCAGTGCCGGCGGCGACATGTTCTTCTGA